The following are encoded together in the Diabrotica undecimpunctata isolate CICGRU chromosome 7, icDiaUnde3, whole genome shotgun sequence genome:
- the PIG-F gene encoding uncharacterized protein PIG-F, producing the protein MDVSQDTHRLLIYNNILTCLYLPVVTLALNFSGHLYNLGKKVTYVEYALALAEILKYLRFYFVHKSIKRKLSIGNIIKSIITCALMVLIFYVGAILFGAPFLSEHYETLFFATLMTVLTTIPVCLHLDHDNVYTLFSSLLDFDGNKLQEHFLINIRFTVFGAWLGAVLIPLDWNRPYQDWPIPCCYGAMAGCFVGNLYTIVQYYKYGYIYKKKGKFGL; encoded by the coding sequence ATGGATGTTTCCCAAGATACACATCGATTATtaatttataacaatattttaaCGTGTTTGTATTTACCAGTAGTGACATTAGCGTTGAACTTTAGTGGACACTTATACAATTTAGGAAAAAAAGTTACTTATGTGGAATACGCCTTAGCATTGGctgaaattttgaaatatttaagattttattttgttCACAAAAGTATTAAAAGGAAATTATCAATAGGAAATATTATCAAGTCAATAATAACGTGTGCTCTTATGGTACTAATATTTTATGTGGGTGCTATACTGTTTGGTGCTCCTTTCTTGTCAGAACACTATGAAACCTTATTCTTTGCTACATTAATGACAGTGTTAACAACTATTCCGGTTTGCTTGCATTTAGATCATGACAATGTTTATACCTTGTTTTCATCCTTGTTGGATTTTGATGGTAATAAACTGCAGGAACATTTTCTGATAAATATTCGTTTCACTGTATTTGGAGCTTGGTTAGGAGCAGTATTGATACCATTAGATTGGAATAGACCATATCAGGATTGGCCCATTCCTTGCTGCTATGGAGCAATGGCAGGCTGTTTTGTAGGAAATTTATATACAATTGTACAGTATTATAAATATGGATACATTTATAAGAAAAAGGGAAAATTTGGACTTTAA